In Brucella melitensis bv. 1 str. 16M, a genomic segment contains:
- a CDS encoding RNA polymerase sigma factor, translating to MGRTTGPSVEGTPPFKRELLASLPSLRAFAVSLIGQHDRADDLVQDTIMKAWAKQESFEVGTNMKAWLFTILRNEFYTQMRKRGREVQDTDGMFSEQLAVHPSQYGTLDLQDFRAALDQLPDDQREAIILIGASGFAYEEAAEICGCAVGTIKSRVSRARARLQEILQIEGEADYGPDADSSRATPRSFA from the coding sequence GTGGGCAGAACAACAGGTCCGTCGGTTGAGGGGACGCCGCCGTTCAAGCGTGAACTTCTGGCGTCGCTGCCGAGCTTGCGCGCATTTGCGGTCTCGCTGATCGGTCAGCATGACCGGGCGGACGATCTCGTTCAGGATACGATCATGAAGGCATGGGCCAAGCAGGAGTCCTTTGAAGTGGGGACCAATATGAAGGCTTGGCTCTTCACCATTCTGCGCAATGAATTCTACACCCAGATGCGCAAGCGCGGCCGCGAGGTGCAGGATACGGACGGCATGTTCAGCGAACAGCTTGCCGTGCATCCCTCGCAATATGGCACGCTTGATCTTCAGGATTTTCGCGCTGCCCTCGACCAGCTTCCGGACGACCAGCGTGAGGCAATCATCCTCATCGGGGCTTCGGGCTTTGCCTATGAGGAAGCGGCCGAGATTTGCGGCTGTGCCGTGGGCACGATCAAAAGCCGTGTCAGCCGCGCCCGCGCCCGCCTTCAGGAAATTCTCCAGATCGAAGGCGAGGCGGATTATGGCCCCGACGCCGATTCCTCCCGTGCGACCCCCAGAAGCTTCGCCTGA
- a CDS encoding NepR family anti-sigma factor, with translation MTQRNNLHTNGAGIQTIRRVQKDILGPNCEVGLKLKALYASIQDETIPDRFLDLLEKLDQAEQESMRGQNNRSVG, from the coding sequence ATGACTCAAAGAAACAACCTTCATACGAACGGGGCTGGAATACAGACGATCCGTCGTGTCCAGAAGGACATTTTAGGACCGAATTGTGAAGTCGGTTTGAAACTTAAGGCTTTGTACGCCTCTATACAGGACGAGACGATCCCGGATCGGTTTCTCGATCTACTGGAAAAACTCGACCAAGCCGAACAGGAGAGTATGCGTGGGCAGAACAACAGGTCCGTCGGTTGA
- a CDS encoding response regulator, translating to MTLSTRIAPHLPYLRRFSRALTGSQSSGDAYVAAALEALIADVGIFPEASSDRIGLYRLFCNLYKNASIRMPETSSEFAWETHAARNLAHIAPLPRQAFLLVAVEGFNDHEAAEILEVDQAEFGRLLSTASGEISRQVATRLMIIEDEPLIAMDIEQMVESLGHEVVGIARTKDEALALYEKEKPRMVLADIQLADGSSGIDAVNEILHDNTIPVIFITAFPERLLTGERPEPTFLVTKPFNPDMVKALISQALFFEEASQVAA from the coding sequence ATGACGTTATCGACGCGTATAGCGCCGCATCTTCCCTATTTGCGCCGTTTTTCCCGCGCGCTTACCGGATCCCAGTCCTCTGGCGATGCCTATGTAGCCGCAGCGCTGGAAGCCCTGATTGCCGATGTCGGCATCTTCCCCGAAGCTTCTTCCGATCGGATCGGTCTCTACAGGCTTTTTTGCAATCTCTATAAAAATGCCTCCATCCGCATGCCCGAAACCTCTTCGGAATTCGCCTGGGAAACCCATGCAGCGCGCAATCTGGCCCATATTGCCCCTTTGCCGCGCCAGGCTTTCCTGCTGGTCGCCGTGGAAGGCTTCAACGATCATGAGGCAGCAGAAATCCTTGAAGTGGACCAAGCGGAATTCGGACGGCTTCTCTCCACCGCCTCCGGCGAAATTTCACGCCAGGTGGCAACACGTCTGATGATCATTGAGGATGAACCCCTCATTGCCATGGATATCGAACAGATGGTCGAAAGCCTCGGCCATGAAGTGGTTGGTATTGCGCGCACCAAGGATGAGGCGCTGGCGCTTTATGAAAAAGAAAAGCCGCGCATGGTTCTCGCCGATATCCAGCTTGCCGACGGTAGCTCCGGCATCGATGCGGTCAATGAGATACTTCACGACAACACCATCCCGGTGATTTTCATCACCGCATTTCCGGAGCGCCTGCTGACGGGCGAGCGGCCCGAGCCGACATTTCTCGTCACCAAGCCGTTCAACCCCGACATGGTGAAGGCCCTCATCAGCCAGGCACTTTTCTTTGAGGAAGCATCGCAAGTTGCTGCCTGA
- a CDS encoding DUF1328 family protein, which yields MLYYVLVFLVVALVAGALGFGGIAGASAGIAQILFFFFLALLVISLIASAIRKA from the coding sequence ATGCTTTATTATGTGCTTGTATTTCTTGTGGTGGCTCTTGTAGCCGGTGCTTTGGGCTTTGGCGGAATTGCGGGTGCATCCGCAGGCATCGCCCAGATTCTATTCTTTTTTTTTCTTGCGCTTCTGGTTATTTCGCTCATCGCCTCGGCAATCCGAAAAGCTTGA
- a CDS encoding PAS domain-containing sensor histidine kinase: protein MTAPKPFLQEAEPDAARLRALLRAVRNSNVCVLYQNPDLRYAWAENLPLYWQEKWKAGGQDSDFIFSTALSRLDTAKQTTLESGIAQNVELLINDGSKTRWIEFHIDCDRDAQGNVIGLVTTAIEITELKRREQVLKTLLREVSHRSKNLLAIVQSIATQTARFTDSIDDFLVKFRGRIQSLSYSQDLVTDSNWRGALFLDLVRSQVEKYIDIDDERLTIEGDNPYLFPGAALHIGLALHELVVNATSFGGLSIPYGRVVIRAHVLPGADGADKLMFCWYETNPAMPDVFEHDPRFGSAVLQRIVPAAVNGHAEYRIDGTGAIYSLTIPTEQFDS from the coding sequence ATGACTGCGCCGAAGCCATTTTTACAGGAAGCAGAACCAGACGCAGCACGGCTGCGGGCACTATTGAGGGCCGTGCGCAACAGCAATGTCTGCGTGCTCTACCAGAACCCGGACCTTCGCTATGCCTGGGCGGAAAACCTGCCGCTTTACTGGCAGGAAAAGTGGAAGGCAGGCGGGCAGGATAGCGATTTCATTTTCTCCACCGCGCTTTCACGGCTTGATACAGCAAAGCAGACCACGCTGGAAAGTGGAATTGCCCAGAATGTCGAACTGCTGATCAATGACGGCAGCAAAACTCGCTGGATCGAGTTTCACATCGATTGCGACCGCGATGCACAGGGCAATGTGATCGGTCTCGTGACCACGGCAATCGAAATAACCGAGCTGAAGCGGCGCGAGCAGGTGTTGAAAACACTGCTGCGTGAAGTGAGCCATCGCTCGAAGAACCTGCTTGCCATCGTGCAGAGCATCGCGACCCAGACCGCGCGCTTTACCGATTCGATTGACGATTTCCTTGTAAAGTTTCGCGGGCGCATCCAGTCACTCTCCTATTCGCAGGATCTCGTGACGGATTCTAACTGGCGCGGGGCATTGTTCCTCGATCTCGTCCGCTCACAGGTCGAAAAATATATCGATATTGATGACGAACGCCTGACCATCGAAGGCGACAACCCCTATCTCTTTCCGGGTGCGGCCCTGCATATCGGTCTTGCCCTGCACGAACTGGTGGTGAACGCAACCTCCTTCGGCGGTCTTTCGATCCCCTATGGGCGAGTGGTGATTCGCGCGCATGTCCTTCCCGGCGCCGACGGAGCAGATAAGCTCATGTTCTGCTGGTACGAAACCAATCCCGCCATGCCGGATGTTTTCGAGCACGATCCCCGCTTCGGCAGCGCCGTCCTGCAACGCATCGTGCCCGCAGCCGTAAACGGCCATGCCGAATACCGCATCGACGGAACAGGCGCGATCTATTCGCTCACCATCCCGACCGAACAATTCGATTCATAA
- a CDS encoding transcriptional repressor — translation MNKPYTKPDYEQELRRAGVRITRPRRIILNILNETEDHPDALEIFRRAVEEDDSISLSTVYHTMKLLEERGAIHRHAFAGGPSRFEQASGAHHDHIIDMDSGDVVEFHSDKIEKLQEEIARSLGFEIVHHRLELYCKKLKS, via the coding sequence ATGAACAAGCCATACACCAAACCGGATTATGAGCAGGAGCTGAGGCGGGCTGGCGTTCGTATCACACGTCCGCGGCGGATCATCCTGAACATATTGAACGAAACTGAAGACCACCCGGACGCACTGGAGATTTTCCGGCGTGCGGTGGAAGAGGACGACAGTATCTCGCTTTCAACGGTTTATCACACCATGAAACTTCTTGAGGAACGCGGCGCGATCCATCGCCATGCCTTTGCGGGCGGGCCGTCGCGCTTCGAGCAGGCCAGCGGTGCGCATCATGACCATATCATTGATATGGATTCTGGTGATGTGGTGGAGTTCCACTCCGACAAGATCGAAAAATTGCAGGAAGAGATCGCGCGTTCGCTCGGCTTCGAGATCGTTCATCACCGGCTTGAACTTTATTGCAAAAAATTGAAATCCTGA